The Cervus canadensis isolate Bull #8, Minnesota chromosome 29, ASM1932006v1, whole genome shotgun sequence genome includes a window with the following:
- the SPDYC gene encoding speedy protein C, with protein MSDAQDPATVPGAGTQVKLRGWSRQGEGDESSHLRRHQELQAFLHLLEHSSLQDFLSKDPCFQISDKYLLSMVLVYFRRANLQLSEYTHSNLFLALYLANDMEEDLEDPKSVIFLWALGQDWRHQVSDFLHQRNKLWARMGFRAVVRRQSCEEVMAKEPTHWAWTRERHPHHGRAQRSFPKAQIPLPGGPGLSPPHCSLCALPPHHRLCCPRPRLPVLSKCLSYNAEWQRPSSQAWPWSRGFLIVLPTQLPLEPGTYTLHIFSKLLLCPRR; from the exons ATGAGCGATGCCCAAGACCCGGCCACAGTCCCTGGAGCTGGCACCCAGGTGAAGCTGAGGGGCTGGAGCCGTCAAGGTGAGGGTGATGAGTCTTCCCACCTCCGCAGACACCAGGAGCTCCAGGCCTTCCTCCACCTTCTGG agCACAGTTCCCTCCAGGATTTCCTCTCCAAAGATCCCTGTTTCCAGATTTCAGACAAG TACCTCCTGTCCATGGTGCTGGTCTACTTCCGGCGTGCCAACCTGCAGCTCAGCGAGTACACCCACAGCAATCTGTTCCTGGCACT GTACCTTGCAAATGACATGGAGGAAGACCTGGAGGACCCCAAAAGCGTGATTTTTCTGTGGGCCCTGGGCCAAGATTGGCGTCATCAAGTGTCAGACTTCCTGCATCAGAGGAACAAGCTGTGGGCACGGATGGGCTTCAGGGCTGTTGTGAGACGCCAGAGCTGCGAGGAG GTCATGGCCAAGGAGCCGACGCACTGGGCCTGGACTCGGGAGCGACACCCCCACCATGGCAGGGCTCAGAGGAGCTTTCCAAAGGCCCAGATCCCCCTCCCCGGGGGCCCCGGCCTCTCGCCACCCCACTGTTCTCTTTGTGCCTTGCCCCCTCATCACAGGCTctgctgcccccgcccccgcTTGCCTGTCTTATCCAAGTGCCTTTCCTACAATGCTGAGTGGCAGCGCCCTTCATCCCAAGCTTGGCCCTGGAGTAGGGGCTTCCTCATTGTCCTGCCCACCCAGCTGCCGCTGGAGCCAGGCACCTACACCCTCCACA TCTTCTCTAAGCTGCTGCTGTGCCCTAGGCGCTGA